CCGCCACAGCCAAATACGCACCACAGCCGCCCCTGCACATGCTCCCGCAGTGCGCTGAGCGCTTTGACCAGAGCATCGGGCGTATGAGCATAATCAACGACCAGTAGTGGTTTTCCCTGCTGTCTGAATGACTCCATCCGTCCGGGTACACGCTGCACCTGAGCCAACGCAGCACTGATTTGTTCAACGCTATAGCCTTGTGCGTAAAGCACAGCAGCTACTGCCAGCAGATTACTGACATTGAAACGCCCCAACAGTGGGGTCGAGAAGGATACACGCCCTCGCGGCGTCATAAATTCCAGACGCATACCATCTGGTTCGGGATGCCATAGCCCAAGATAGATGGTTGCATCCTGCTCAGTGGCATAGGTCACCAGATTTACTGTGGGCGCTAGTACCTCGATAAAGCTGGCAGCCCAGGGATCATCCAGATTAATGACAGCGTGCTGTAGCTCCGCACACTGGAACAAACGCTGTTTGGCAACGGCATAAGAAGCCATATCGCCGTGATAATCGAGATGGTCACGGCTCAGGTTAGTGAAAACTGCGGTCTGAAACGTCACACCGTCCACTCGCCCCTGAGTCAGCGCATGGGATGAGACCTCCATTGCCACCGCTTTCGCGCCCTGCTGCACCTGCATCTGTGCCATGACACCATGCACGCGATCAATATCGGGCGTTGTGTGAGTGGCGGTCTGCAAATGGCCAGGCATGCCATAACCCAGGGTACCCAGTACAGCGCAGGGCTTACCTAAAAATGCCAAAGCAGAAGCAATAAACTGACTGACGGATGTTTTCCCGTTGGTGCCCGTGACCCCAATAACATCCATCTGACGGCTTGGAGAGGCGAAATAGCAGTTCATCAACTCGCCTAGTCGCGACTTGAGCTCAGCCAGTTTGACGACGGGACAACCCGCCCTCTCTTCAACAAACAGGCTGGCATCAACCAGCACCATGGCAGCGCCGCGTTCAACAGCATCCAGATAAAACTGCTGCGCCTTGTCAGAATCCAGAACTGTAATAACGTACCAATAACCTGACTCTACGCGGCGACTATCCAGTGTAATAGGCGCCAACGGCTGCTGAGCCAACTCGACGGGGATCGACTCCGCTGTTAACCACTCACCGAGGGTTACAGGCTGAGAAGTACTCATGATTTTTTCCCTTGGAGCTTGATAAGACCTTCAAGATCATCCGGCGGAATATTTAGGAGACGCATAGCACCAGCAATAAACCGACCGAACACGGGTGCCGCCACAGCCCCCCCGAAGTACTCTCCACTGGAAGGGTCATCAATGATGATGGCTGCGACCAGACGGGGATCAGATGCCGGTGCAATACCAGTAAATACTGAAAAATAGTTGTTAGCCTCGTAGCCATTCGGACCAACCTTGTGCACGGTCCCGGTCTTGCCAGCAAGATGATACCCGGGTACCTGAGCACGGGTTGCCGTACCACCACTCTCGGTTACTGTTTCCAGCATCTTCAACACATCATGAGCAACTTCAGGGGTAACTACCTGAGTCGGCTCCACCGGATTGGCGCGCTTCACCATGGAAACAGGAAAAAGTTTGCCGCCATTAGCAAAAGGGACATAGGCCCGCGCAAGCTGCAGTGGTGTAACTGTCAGGCCATAGCCGTACGACATGGTGGCCAGCTGCAGCACCTGAGTCGGTTTGTAGAAAGGCAGCTCCCCTGGCTGCTCGCCAGGAAAACCGGTCTGAGGATTTTGTCCAAGACCAAAACTATGGAATGTCTGCCACAACGCCCCTTCCGGCAGCATCATGGAAATTTTCGACGCCCCTACGTTACTGGACTTGGTAATGATGCCGGTGATATCAAGCACACCGTAGTTACGGTGGTCGGAGATCGTTTTATAGGTAATCCGCAAACGCCCCGGGGTGGTATCAATCTTGGTATCAGGCGTAATAACATGATTCATCAACGCGGAAGAAACAGTCAGCGCCTTCATGGTTGAGCCGGGCTCGTACATATCCGTAATTGCCCGGTTGCGTAAACTGGATGACGAGACGTCGACCCTGTTATTGGGGTTATAGGCAGGCTGATTAACCATAGCCAAAACCTCGCCCGTCTTGGCATCTAGCACGACCATGGTCCCGGCTTTGGCG
This Pokkaliibacter sp. MBI-7 DNA region includes the following protein-coding sequences:
- a CDS encoding UDP-N-acetylmuramoyl-L-alanyl-D-glutamate--2,6-diaminopimelate ligase, which codes for MSTSQPVTLGEWLTAESIPVELAQQPLAPITLDSRRVESGYWYVITVLDSDKAQQFYLDAVERGAAMVLVDASLFVEERAGCPVVKLAELKSRLGELMNCYFASPSRQMDVIGVTGTNGKTSVSQFIASALAFLGKPCAVLGTLGYGMPGHLQTATHTTPDIDRVHGVMAQMQVQQGAKAVAMEVSSHALTQGRVDGVTFQTAVFTNLSRDHLDYHGDMASYAVAKQRLFQCAELQHAVINLDDPWAASFIEVLAPTVNLVTYATEQDATIYLGLWHPEPDGMRLEFMTPRGRVSFSTPLLGRFNVSNLLAVAAVLYAQGYSVEQISAALAQVQRVPGRMESFRQQGKPLLVVDYAHTPDALVKALSALREHVQGRLWCVFGCGGDRDRGKRPLMAAAVESQADFIILTQDNPRTESSQQIIADTQTGFMTLDHVSIITDREAAIRYAVEHASPDDMVLIAGKGHEEYQDIAGVKHAFSDRALAAELLGVVL
- a CDS encoding penicillin-binding transpeptidase domain-containing protein, with the protein product MRNTNTGLPFPWRVRIVLGMLGALALILLGQLINLQVVHQNFLNTQGDARALRKEVIPAHRGMIVDRNGEPLAISAPVETLWAEPQILSEYPDRWADLATALETPADVLAQRIKLNATKEFMYLRRQMTPNDAAKVVALGIPGVYSRKEYRRFYPAAEVTSHVVGFTDVDGKGQEGLELAYDSWLEGVPGLKDVLRDRLGRNIKDLKLVKQARPGKDLVLSIDLRLQYLAYQALKGVVAENGAKAGTMVVLDAKTGEVLAMVNQPAYNPNNRVDVSSSSLRNRAITDMYEPGSTMKALTVSSALMNHVITPDTKIDTTPGRLRITYKTISDHRNYGVLDITGIITKSSNVGASKISMMLPEGALWQTFHSFGLGQNPQTGFPGEQPGELPFYKPTQVLQLATMSYGYGLTVTPLQLARAYVPFANGGKLFPVSMVKRANPVEPTQVVTPEVAHDVLKMLETVTESGGTATRAQVPGYHLAGKTGTVHKVGPNGYEANNYFSVFTGIAPASDPRLVAAIIIDDPSSGEYFGGAVAAPVFGRFIAGAMRLLNIPPDDLEGLIKLQGKKS